One segment of Arvicanthis niloticus isolate mArvNil1 chromosome 5, mArvNil1.pat.X, whole genome shotgun sequence DNA contains the following:
- the Edn2 gene encoding endothelin-2 — MVSAWCSIALALLLALHEGKGQAATTMEQPASAPKGRGHHLRFRRCSCNSWLDKECVYFCHLDIIWVNTAGQTAPYGLGNPPRRRRRSLPKRCECSAAGDSACATFCHRRPWPEAVVTQSSQAPTAGFKTAKMWAAEGDLLRKLRDISAAKLRFARLRPEVTREAIPAHSRWRKR, encoded by the exons ATGGTCTCCGCCTGGTGTTCCATCGCTCTAGCCCTGCTTTTGGCCCTGCATGAAG GGAAGGGCCAGGCAGCAACCACAATGGAGCAGCCAGCCTCAGCACCCAAGGGCCGAGGCCACCACCTGCGTTTTCGTCGTTGCTCCTGCAACTCCTGGCTTGACAAGGAATGTGTGTACTTCTGCCACCTGGACATCATCTGGGTGAACACCGCAGG ACAGACAGCTCCCTACGGCCTGGGAAACCCGCCAAGGCGCCGGCGCCGCTCCCTGCCAAAGCGTTGTGAGTGCTCTGCTGCAGGAGACTCTGCCTGTGCCACCTTCTGCCATCGGAGACCCTG GCCTGAAGCAGTGGTCACCCAAAGCAGCCAGGCTCCTACTGCTGGATTCAAGACTGCCAAGATGTGGGCTGCTGAGGGAGACCTCCTCCGAAAGCTGAG GGATATCTCAGCTGCCAAGCTCCGCTTTGCCAGGCTACGGCCAGAGGTGACAAGAGAGGCCATCCCTGCACACTCTAGATGGAGGAAGAGATAA